The Candidatus Methylomirabilis sp. genome includes a window with the following:
- a CDS encoding type II toxin-antitoxin system HicA family toxin, with protein sequence MPTFPVDVPKARVIKPLERLGFRLVREGPHLAMVRENPDGTQTSLTIPNHSDIRGSTLRTICIQAGIAQDEFLKAYEQT encoded by the coding sequence ATGCCCACGTTTCCGGTAGATGTCCCGAAAGCAAGGGTCATTAAGCCATTGGAGCGGCTGGGCTTCCGGCTGGTCCGAGAGGGGCCGCATCTGGCGATGGTCCGCGAGAACCCGGATGGAACACAGACGTCCCTCACCATACCTAATCACTCCGACATCAGAGGCTCGACGCTCCGCACCATCTGCATTCAAGCGGGTATCGCCCAAGACGAATTCCTGAAAGCCTACGAACAGACATGA
- a CDS encoding response regulator has protein sequence MRGHRRASSNIARDDEPSRAGQVVGSILVVDDCEGNRALLADLLGRQGYSITTAPNGAFAWGLLRQSSMSYGLVITDFMMPRMNGIELLEKIRVAYPWIKVVLVTGLEKAIASKAQRLGAFAVFPKPCGFDQLHETIKRALLPSPSAEGGNADGTAEDDRDQGEFDCFQ, from the coding sequence TTGCGGGGCCACCGCAGGGCTTCTTCCAATATCGCACGAGACGACGAGCCTTCTCGAGCGGGACAAGTGGTCGGCAGCATCTTGGTGGTCGATGATTGCGAGGGGAATCGCGCCCTGTTGGCAGACCTGTTAGGCAGGCAAGGGTACAGCATAACCACCGCCCCTAATGGAGCGTTCGCATGGGGACTCCTGCGGCAGTCCTCGATGTCCTATGGTCTCGTCATTACCGATTTTATGATGCCGAGGATGAACGGCATCGAGCTGCTGGAGAAGATTCGGGTGGCGTACCCGTGGATCAAGGTCGTCCTCGTCACCGGCCTCGAGAAGGCGATAGCCTCGAAAGCCCAACGGCTGGGGGCCTTCGCTGTGTTTCCCAAGCCCTGCGGATTCGACCAGCTCCATGAAACAATCAAGCGCGCCCTTTTGCCGTCCCCCTCGGCAGAAGGAGGTAATGCCGATGGAACGGCTGAGGATGATCGTGATCAGGGCGAATTCGATTGTTTCCAGTAG
- a CDS encoding type II toxin-antitoxin system VapC family toxin, producing the protein MSRVVLDASALLALLNQEDGAERVAPLLADAVISTVNLAEVVTRLAIAGMPEAAIRDTLALLPLESVPLDVEDAIDLGLLAPVTRSSGLSLGDRACLILARRLGTTAVTADQAWTGIDAGVPVELIR; encoded by the coding sequence GTGAGTAGGGTCGTCCTCGATGCGTCCGCGCTCCTCGCTCTGCTGAATCAGGAGGATGGAGCGGAACGAGTCGCCCCACTCCTGGCGGATGCGGTGATTTCAACAGTGAACCTGGCGGAGGTCGTCACACGCCTAGCCATTGCAGGGATGCCGGAGGCCGCTATTCGGGATACCTTGGCCCTGCTTCCTCTGGAATCCGTCCCTCTTGATGTCGAGGACGCCATCGACCTGGGGCTACTTGCGCCCGTGACCCGGTCCTCGGGACTGTCGCTGGGCGATCGAGCCTGCCTGATTCTCGCCCGACGTCTGGGCACCACAGCCGTCACGGCGGATCAGGCATGGACGGGCATCGATGCGGGAGTACCTGTCGAGCTGATCCGTTAA
- a CDS encoding AbrB/MazE/SpoVT family DNA-binding domain-containing protein translates to MVVKLKDTSREGVVTRIGRGARVVIPVSLRKALALSPGDPVVLKIEDATLRLIPLREAIAEAQHRVRRYIPADAGLVESLLQDRRREVQRE, encoded by the coding sequence ATGGTAGTCAAACTCAAAGATACTTCACGTGAAGGTGTGGTAACGAGGATCGGTAGAGGGGCGCGGGTGGTAATTCCGGTCTCGCTCCGCAAGGCCCTGGCCCTCAGTCCCGGGGATCCCGTGGTCCTGAAGATCGAAGACGCGACGTTGCGGCTGATTCCGCTCCGTGAGGCCATTGCGGAGGCGCAACACCGCGTTCGCCGGTATATCCCGGCGGACGCCGGTCTGGTCGAGTCGCTGCTCCAGGACCGCCGGAGAGAGGTACAGCGTGAGTAG
- the purM gene encoding phosphoribosylformylglycinamidine cyclo-ligase, which translates to MQKHPEGEASYLGAGVDVEREEQVLSRVIETVSETFAFVRGVGKPVLPIGFFANVIDLGHGMGLALSTDGVGTKLMVAERMRKFDTVGIDCVAMNVNDVLCVGARPTTFLDYIAVQQANPDLIDQLMQGLKEGARRAGVAICGGEIAQVREMLASEREGWGCDLVGMCVGHVPLDKVIVGRAVTPGDVIIGIRSSGIHSNGLTLARQVLFTQNKYSVDTRFEELGRTLGEELLEPTLIYVPEVVEALERSLAINGLAHITSDGLLNLLRLDTKPHAVGYVIDRFPPIPPIFSLIQKSGGIPDHEMFQVFNMGIGFCAVVAEADAESFVEIVKHHGREALQIGHVVSDPEQKVVIRPRGLVGQGNRFVKVSSTM; encoded by the coding sequence ATGCAGAAGCATCCAGAGGGTGAAGCGAGCTACCTCGGCGCCGGCGTCGATGTCGAGCGAGAAGAGCAGGTGCTGTCCCGGGTGATCGAGACGGTGAGCGAAACGTTTGCCTTTGTGCGAGGGGTCGGGAAACCGGTCTTGCCTATCGGCTTTTTTGCGAACGTCATCGATCTCGGTCATGGAATGGGTCTAGCCCTCTCAACCGACGGGGTGGGTACGAAGCTCATGGTTGCAGAGAGGATGCGGAAGTTCGATACGGTCGGGATAGACTGCGTGGCCATGAATGTGAACGATGTGCTCTGCGTGGGCGCGCGCCCGACGACGTTTCTGGATTATATCGCGGTGCAGCAGGCGAACCCGGACCTCATCGATCAGCTCATGCAAGGGTTGAAGGAAGGCGCGCGCCGCGCAGGGGTCGCCATCTGCGGCGGTGAGATCGCCCAGGTCCGGGAGATGCTCGCATCAGAGCGTGAGGGATGGGGATGCGATCTGGTCGGGATGTGTGTCGGCCATGTTCCGCTCGATAAGGTGATTGTTGGCAGGGCCGTGACTCCTGGTGATGTCATTATTGGCATCCGAAGCAGCGGGATCCATAGTAATGGCTTGACGCTGGCTCGGCAGGTCCTGTTCACGCAGAACAAGTATTCGGTGGATACCAGATTCGAGGAGCTTGGGCGAACGCTGGGGGAAGAACTTCTCGAGCCGACCCTGATCTATGTGCCGGAGGTAGTCGAGGCGCTTGAGCGATCGCTGGCCATCAACGGGCTCGCCCACATCACGAGCGACGGGCTACTGAACTTGTTGCGACTAGATACAAAGCCCCACGCAGTCGGCTACGTCATTGACCGGTTTCCTCCGATCCCTCCGATATTTTCCCTGATCCAGAAATCGGGGGGTATCCCCGATCACGAGATGTTCCAGGTCTTCAACATGGGGATCGGATTCTGTGCCGTCGTCGCTGAAGCGGATGCGGAGTCCTTTGTGGAGATCGTGAAGCATCATGGCCGGGAGGCCTTGCAGATCGGCCACGTGGTCAGCGATCCGGAGCAGAAGGTCGTCATTCGGCCCCGAGGCCTGGTCGGCCAGGGCAATCGATTTGTGAAGGTATCATCAACGATGTAA
- the pal gene encoding peptidoglycan-associated lipoprotein Pal: MNRSPKTGRVFQLALFCASVALMIAGCATTASYRPEMDSMKAVLTEAKAAGAETRAPKEFAAAEACMDWFTHEATEFNPFADPDAHIRGKCQAAFAALRGKVPTEAVLPPVTPQPETAQGAAEKKASPLKDIFFDFDKGTIRADMKKSLNEDVRWLKANPTASIIIEGHCDERGTREYNLALGQRRAKSTKDYLVAAGINVKRIKVISYGKERPFAPGHDESAWKLNRRAHFVLQ; encoded by the coding sequence ATGAACAGGAGTCCGAAGACCGGTCGGGTATTTCAACTCGCGCTGTTCTGTGCATCGGTGGCTCTAATGATCGCGGGGTGCGCAACCACCGCGTCGTATCGCCCTGAGATGGACAGCATGAAGGCCGTCCTCACCGAGGCGAAGGCCGCCGGCGCCGAAACGCGCGCGCCTAAGGAATTCGCCGCCGCGGAAGCCTGCATGGATTGGTTCACCCACGAGGCCACGGAGTTCAATCCGTTCGCAGATCCTGACGCCCACATACGTGGTAAGTGCCAGGCCGCCTTCGCAGCGCTGAGGGGAAAGGTACCCACTGAGGCGGTCTTGCCCCCCGTAACCCCACAGCCGGAAACCGCTCAAGGAGCGGCAGAAAAGAAGGCGTCACCCCTAAAGGATATTTTTTTCGACTTCGACAAAGGAACGATTCGGGCGGATATGAAAAAGAGCCTCAACGAGGACGTTCGGTGGTTGAAGGCAAATCCGACAGCCTCGATCATCATCGAGGGCCATTGCGATGAGCGCGGGACGCGGGAGTACAACCTCGCCCTCGGCCAGCGGCGCGCCAAGTCGACAAAGGATTACCTTGTCGCCGCCGGGATCAACGTCAAGCGGATCAAGGTTATCAGTTATGGGAAGGAGCGGCCTTTCGCCCCTGGCCACGACGAGTCGGCCTGGAAATTGAACCGGAGAGCCCATTTCGTTTTGCAATAG
- a CDS encoding efflux RND transporter permease subunit: MFAWIIERSLRNRVLVVVAFVVLLVVGLFTLRRITLDVFPEFAPPQVVIQTEAPSLPPQDVESLITFPIESAINGTPGVEVIRSKSTAGLSSIVVVFKWGTNIYAARQLVTERLQGVKDRLPAGTKSPMMLPITSAVGWLVKYVLTSDSVSLMELRTISDWEIRNRLLAIPGVASVVSIGGDAKQYQVLLSSDKLFQYGLTAKEILDAIRKANVSVPGGFLVTPAQEYVITGAGRISSLQELQQTKVAERGGTPIRLDQVATVRFGPEFKRGDASWEGKPAVIGTVSKLFGVDTLTVTYQVEQALEEIRKTLPPGVELNTQVFRQASFIESSIANLRQAILEGVVVVSIVVIFFLFNVRASLITLTALPISLISGVLLLKTFGIGINAMTLGGLAIAIGEVVDDAIVDVENIIRRLRLNKEKAHPDPPLKVIYEASVEIRHAVVHATWIVLIVFMPIFLLGGVEGRIFTPLGLAYIFAILASLLVAVTLVPALAAMLLIRRGDAQPEQESLTIRSMKRTYEALLRRALHHPRWVMAACMLLIAASLAVVPFLGRSFLPEFREGNFILQATMLPGVSLVESMRVGERIVRILKQHPEVISASQRAGRAELDEEALPPNVSEFDIAIRYSERDPELLLRAIREHLEQVPGVATVLGQFISHRLDEVLSGIRAQIAIKLYGPDLAVLRAKGQQVEQIMREIKGVADLLLEPLINVPGVRIAVDRKEASRLGLDVGDILETTEVAFGGRSISRIIEGQRGFDLFAWFDEDSRKDQASMRNLLIDAPEGRKIPLRLVADLQIVNSPFMINRERLQRRIVVQANVADRDLISVIHEAQSRIAREVRLPAGYFIEYGGQFESEREATRVLIVYGGLAVVGIFLMLYKAFNSPRAALLVMVNLPLALIGGVAAILLTGMVTSVPALIGFISVFGIAARNGIILVSHYRQLRAEGVSKEDAIIQGSKDRLAPVLMTAAAAALGLLPLLFGEATGKELERPLAQVILGGLFTSTLLNMIVVPTLFMRFGWEREEVFRQQMALEGRLT, encoded by the coding sequence ATGTTCGCCTGGATCATTGAACGATCACTGAGAAATCGCGTCCTCGTGGTGGTCGCTTTCGTCGTCCTGCTGGTTGTCGGTCTGTTTACGTTACGCCGGATCACGCTTGACGTCTTCCCCGAGTTTGCCCCGCCTCAGGTCGTCATTCAGACGGAGGCCCCTAGCCTGCCGCCGCAGGACGTCGAGTCCCTCATTACCTTTCCGATCGAGTCTGCCATTAATGGGACTCCGGGGGTGGAGGTGATCCGGTCGAAATCGACCGCTGGACTGTCAAGTATCGTCGTGGTCTTCAAGTGGGGAACGAACATCTACGCGGCCCGCCAGCTTGTGACCGAACGTCTCCAGGGGGTCAAGGATCGGCTTCCAGCGGGAACCAAGAGTCCCATGATGCTCCCGATTACCTCGGCGGTGGGCTGGCTGGTCAAATACGTGCTCACAAGCGACAGCGTCTCCCTGATGGAGCTTCGAACGATCTCGGATTGGGAGATCCGCAACCGGCTGCTGGCGATTCCTGGCGTGGCTTCAGTAGTCTCCATCGGCGGCGACGCGAAGCAGTATCAAGTGCTACTGTCTTCGGACAAGCTGTTTCAATACGGCCTGACCGCCAAGGAGATCCTTGATGCCATCAGGAAGGCGAACGTCAGTGTCCCTGGAGGCTTTCTGGTGACGCCTGCCCAGGAATACGTCATCACCGGGGCTGGCCGGATCTCGTCGCTTCAAGAGCTTCAGCAGACCAAGGTGGCGGAGCGAGGCGGGACACCGATCCGGTTGGATCAGGTGGCGACGGTCCGCTTCGGTCCGGAGTTCAAGCGGGGGGACGCATCGTGGGAGGGCAAGCCCGCCGTGATCGGAACGGTCTCGAAGCTCTTTGGGGTCGATACCTTGACGGTTACATACCAGGTAGAACAGGCGCTGGAGGAGATTCGCAAGACGCTGCCGCCAGGGGTCGAGCTGAATACGCAGGTCTTCCGCCAGGCGAGCTTCATCGAGTCCTCCATTGCCAACCTGCGTCAGGCGATCCTGGAAGGGGTGGTGGTCGTCAGTATCGTCGTCATCTTCTTTCTCTTCAATGTCCGGGCGTCTCTCATTACCTTGACGGCGCTGCCAATCTCATTAATCTCCGGAGTGCTGCTGCTCAAGACGTTCGGGATCGGCATCAACGCGATGACCCTTGGGGGGCTGGCCATCGCCATCGGCGAGGTCGTGGACGACGCGATTGTGGACGTAGAAAATATCATCCGCCGGCTTAGACTCAATAAGGAGAAGGCCCACCCAGACCCTCCCCTGAAGGTGATCTACGAGGCGTCAGTTGAGATCCGGCACGCCGTGGTCCATGCCACCTGGATCGTCCTGATTGTCTTCATGCCGATCTTTCTGCTTGGAGGGGTGGAGGGACGGATCTTTACGCCGCTCGGCCTTGCGTATATCTTTGCGATCCTTGCCTCCCTCCTGGTTGCGGTGACGTTAGTCCCGGCCTTGGCCGCCATGCTCCTGATTCGCCGCGGGGACGCTCAACCGGAACAGGAGAGCCTGACGATCAGGAGCATGAAGCGCACCTATGAAGCGCTCCTGCGCCGGGCGCTGCACCACCCCCGGTGGGTAATGGCCGCCTGCATGCTCCTGATTGCTGCCAGTCTGGCGGTCGTCCCGTTCCTCGGCCGCTCCTTCCTCCCTGAGTTTCGCGAAGGCAACTTCATCCTGCAGGCAACGATGCTGCCGGGTGTCTCGCTTGTAGAGTCGATGCGCGTGGGGGAGCGGATTGTCCGAATTCTGAAGCAGCATCCCGAGGTCATCTCGGCCTCCCAGCGGGCGGGTCGGGCAGAGCTGGATGAGGAGGCGCTGCCGCCGAATGTGAGTGAATTCGATATCGCGATTCGATACAGCGAACGCGATCCGGAACTGCTCCTCCGTGCCATCCGCGAGCATCTGGAACAGGTTCCCGGTGTGGCCACCGTGCTGGGCCAGTTTATCTCGCACCGGCTGGACGAGGTCCTTTCGGGCATCCGGGCCCAGATCGCCATCAAGCTCTATGGGCCCGACCTGGCCGTACTCCGAGCGAAAGGGCAGCAGGTTGAGCAGATCATGCGAGAGATCAAGGGGGTTGCGGATCTGTTGCTGGAACCCCTCATCAATGTTCCGGGGGTGCGCATCGCGGTCGATCGGAAGGAGGCCTCTCGTCTCGGTCTGGACGTGGGTGACATCCTGGAGACGACCGAAGTGGCCTTCGGCGGGAGATCGATCTCTCGCATCATTGAAGGGCAACGGGGGTTCGACCTGTTCGCCTGGTTCGATGAGGACTCCCGCAAAGACCAGGCCTCTATGCGAAATCTCTTGATCGACGCGCCGGAGGGGCGCAAAATCCCGCTTCGGCTGGTGGCCGACCTGCAGATCGTAAACAGCCCCTTCATGATCAATCGGGAGCGGTTGCAGCGGCGAATTGTTGTGCAGGCGAACGTGGCGGATCGGGATCTCATCAGCGTGATCCACGAGGCCCAAAGCCGGATTGCCAGGGAGGTCCGGCTTCCCGCCGGCTACTTCATCGAGTACGGCGGGCAGTTTGAAAGTGAGCGGGAAGCGACGAGGGTGCTGATAGTGTATGGCGGGCTGGCGGTGGTCGGAATTTTCCTTATGCTGTATAAGGCGTTCAATTCGCCACGCGCCGCCCTCCTCGTCATGGTCAATCTCCCCTTGGCGTTGATCGGCGGTGTGGCGGCCATCCTGCTCACGGGGATGGTGACGAGCGTCCCCGCGCTGATCGGGTTCATCAGTGTCTTTGGAATCGCCGCCCGAAACGGGATCATTCTGGTCAGCCACTATCGGCAGCTTCGGGCTGAAGGCGTTTCGAAGGAAGACGCCATTATCCAGGGGTCGAAGGACCGACTTGCGCCGGTCCTGATGACGGCCGCCGCGGCTGCGTTAGGTCTGCTCCCGCTGCTGTTCGGCGAGGCGACCGGGAAGGAGCTGGAGCGACCGCTGGCCCAGGTTATCCTGGGAGGTCTTTTCACCTCGACGCTGCTGAACATGATCGTGGTGCCGACCCTGTTCATGCGGTTCGGCTGGGAGCGGGAAGAGGTCTTCCGGCAACAGATGGCCCTGGAAGGAAGGTTGACGTGA
- a CDS encoding type ISP restriction/modification enzyme, with protein MLGAYLKRIFDVTKHGDAREESYYSGLEELINNYAESSGKKKTHVTTLPEKTGRPAARFEGAGDNRVRRYRYSEHEQRVYINETQYFEGITQETWEYQIGGYQVLNKWLKDRKERILSLEDLQHYCRVVTALARTIQIQAEIARLYPQVEQDTLAVELSPKA; from the coding sequence ATGCTCGGCGCCTACCTTAAAAGAATCTTCGACGTCACCAAACATGGGGACGCTAGAGAAGAAAGCTACTACTCTGGCCTGGAAGAACTCATTAACAACTACGCAGAGTCTTCCGGCAAGAAAAAGACCCATGTCACAACCCTTCCCGAGAAAACCGGCCGCCCCGCCGCCCGGTTTGAAGGCGCAGGCGACAATCGCGTGAGGAGGTACCGATACAGCGAGCATGAGCAGCGGGTGTACATCAACGAAACTCAGTACTTTGAAGGGATCACTCAAGAAACCTGGGAATATCAGATCGGCGGCTATCAGGTGTTGAACAAATGGCTGAAGGACCGCAAGGAACGAATCCTCAGCCTCGAAGACCTCCAGCACTACTGCCGCGTCGTTACGGCGCTCGCCCGAACCATCCAGATCCAGGCCGAGATTGCCCGCTTGTATCCACAAGTCGAACAGGACACCCTGGCAGTTGAGCTGTCTCCGAAGGCTTGA
- a CDS encoding copper resistance protein CopC, translating into MKLIPAPFVTLSLLLLTTTAWGHAFPDHSEPRVGGTLQPPPPRVRLWFDGALEPAFSTIKVVNAGHQQVDNGDGRVNPADHTVLEASLPPLPQGQYRIVWSVVAHDGHRTEGGLSFAIGPGLPDRPWATSAAATIPQLFVRWLSFIGLSMLIGALAFRLLLIRSVVLPRQAFETVERPLRRLELSLIVLVALTTIGELILRTQMMSDVRLIEIHVTLPVVLLQTHFGVVWLIRLGFIGIMGLVWGFGRTTVSQSQRTIMLSLSAATLIALTTSLSGHAGDWGDLTMPVLIDWIHLVAVSIWIGGLFTFGFLLQRVAVPPRTEEVTRKLAAIGRPFSRMAAYCVFTLLVAGLFNAWLQVRSLQPFVTTSYGLTLFVKVVLVGLVLTLAAVNRYYFLPLLRDPLGARYRPLVTTIGRLGGAWLVGAGGDQVAGIRRRLRQFMRLEWILVIAALALAALLTHLPPARHILAHHHLEQQTHRQP; encoded by the coding sequence GTGAAGCTCATTCCTGCGCCTTTCGTCACCCTCAGCTTGCTCCTGCTGACCACCACAGCGTGGGGCCATGCATTTCCCGACCACTCGGAGCCACGGGTAGGTGGAACGCTCCAGCCGCCGCCCCCGCGCGTGAGGCTATGGTTCGACGGAGCGCTGGAGCCCGCCTTCAGCACGATCAAGGTGGTCAATGCCGGCCATCAGCAGGTTGACAACGGGGACGGACGGGTGAACCCTGCCGACCACACCGTCTTGGAAGCGTCTCTCCCGCCCCTGCCACAAGGACAATACCGGATCGTGTGGAGCGTTGTCGCCCACGACGGCCACCGCACTGAAGGTGGTCTTTCGTTTGCTATCGGTCCCGGCCTGCCCGATCGGCCTTGGGCTACCAGCGCGGCTGCTACAATTCCGCAGCTCTTTGTCCGCTGGCTCAGCTTCATCGGCCTCTCGATGCTGATCGGCGCGCTGGCTTTTCGCTTGCTCCTTATTCGGTCGGTTGTGCTTCCGCGTCAGGCATTTGAGACGGTTGAGCGACCACTTCGGCGGCTGGAACTAAGTTTGATCGTGCTTGTGGCGCTGACAACTATCGGCGAACTGATCCTGAGAACACAGATGATGAGCGACGTGCGCCTTATCGAGATACACGTCACCCTCCCGGTTGTGCTGCTGCAGACCCACTTTGGCGTCGTCTGGCTCATCCGACTCGGCTTTATTGGAATCATGGGACTTGTCTGGGGTTTCGGTCGGACGACTGTATCGCAGAGCCAGCGAACCATTATGCTCTCCCTTTCCGCAGCCACACTCATCGCCCTGACAACAAGCCTGTCTGGACATGCCGGGGACTGGGGAGACCTGACGATGCCCGTCCTGATCGATTGGATCCACTTGGTTGCGGTCTCCATCTGGATCGGCGGTCTCTTCACATTCGGATTCCTATTGCAGCGCGTGGCTGTCCCTCCTCGCACGGAGGAGGTGACGCGCAAGCTTGCAGCGATCGGCCGCCCTTTTTCGAGGATGGCGGCCTACTGCGTGTTCACGCTGCTCGTGGCGGGGCTCTTTAATGCGTGGTTGCAGGTGAGATCGTTGCAGCCCTTCGTCACGACCTCCTATGGATTGACCCTCTTCGTCAAGGTCGTCCTGGTGGGGCTGGTCTTGACGCTTGCTGCCGTGAACCGGTATTACTTCCTGCCGCTGTTGCGCGATCCGCTCGGCGCGCGTTATCGACCACTGGTGACAACAATCGGTCGCCTCGGCGGCGCCTGGCTCGTAGGGGCAGGTGGCGACCAAGTAGCGGGGATCCGCCGCCGCCTGCGCCAGTTTATGCGGCTGGAGTGGATCCTTGTCATCGCCGCCCTGGCGCTTGCGGCCCTACTGACCCATCTCCCTCCGGCCCGTCACATCCTTGCCCATCACCATCTTGAACAACAGACCCATCGTCAGCCTTAG
- a CDS encoding efflux RND transporter periplasmic adaptor subunit produces the protein MQELKQFISVILLAIAVAAGGCGKQETGPTPRETDKAPHDREHGETVGFGEASIGIRLTPEERDNIGLRTEAVALRPTEDVRKLNGIVKPHPDRVAQVTSRVPGIVLSVHASLGTWVKRGDDLLDIKSVELERLELSLIQAENRLALTKLDLERVRQLVEREIVARKELLKLENQHREVLNEIESLTRQLNFLGLPQQAIARIREEQMVATLHLPAPISGTIVERNVVIGQAIEPNVALMKIIDTSTMIVEGEAFEDTLPLLRLGQRVRVAVSAYPHEVFEGRISFISPTVNPVKRTISVWAEVGNPRGLLKQDLFAQVYVIVGEQHRSLTVPIEALISAEGVEFTFVERDGVYLRADLGLGIRNDRYAEVKSGLSPGDRVITDGSRQLYAKWLAAKGGGPALGGHTH, from the coding sequence ATGCAAGAGTTGAAACAATTCATTAGCGTGATATTGCTGGCGATTGCCGTCGCGGCAGGCGGATGCGGCAAGCAAGAGACCGGGCCCACACCGCGCGAGACAGACAAAGCGCCCCATGACAGAGAGCACGGGGAGACGGTCGGTTTCGGCGAGGCTTCAATTGGTATCCGACTGACTCCCGAAGAGCGCGACAACATCGGTCTCAGGACCGAGGCGGTAGCGCTTCGACCGACTGAAGATGTCCGCAAGCTCAATGGAATTGTCAAGCCGCATCCCGATCGGGTGGCGCAGGTAACCAGCCGTGTGCCGGGCATTGTACTTAGTGTTCATGCATCGCTTGGCACCTGGGTCAAGCGAGGAGACGATCTGTTGGACATTAAGAGTGTGGAGTTGGAACGCCTGGAGTTGAGCCTGATTCAGGCCGAGAACAGGCTGGCACTGACGAAGCTGGATCTGGAGCGAGTACGACAACTCGTTGAACGGGAGATTGTGGCCCGGAAGGAGTTGCTGAAACTCGAGAACCAGCATCGCGAGGTCCTGAACGAGATCGAGAGCCTCACCCGCCAACTGAACTTTCTCGGTCTGCCCCAGCAGGCGATCGCGCGGATTCGTGAGGAGCAGATGGTCGCCACGTTGCATCTGCCGGCCCCCATCAGTGGGACGATCGTCGAGCGCAACGTCGTGATTGGTCAGGCAATTGAGCCCAATGTTGCCTTGATGAAGATTATCGATACCTCCACCATGATTGTTGAGGGGGAGGCCTTCGAGGACACCCTGCCCCTGCTCAGGCTTGGACAACGGGTCCGAGTCGCCGTCTCCGCATACCCCCATGAGGTGTTCGAAGGGAGAATTAGTTTCATCAGCCCGACGGTCAACCCGGTAAAGCGGACCATTTCGGTGTGGGCAGAGGTCGGAAATCCTCGCGGGCTGCTGAAACAAGATCTCTTTGCCCAGGTCTATGTGATCGTGGGAGAGCAGCACAGGAGCCTCACCGTCCCGATTGAGGCGCTCATCAGCGCGGAGGGGGTGGAGTTTACCTTCGTCGAACGGGACGGCGTGTATCTCCGTGCAGACCTCGGACTGGGAATCCGGAATGACCGTTATGCCGAGGTGAAAAGCGGCCTTTCCCCTGGCGATCGAGTCATTACGGACGGCAGCCGCCAGCTTTACGCAAAGTGGCTTGCCGCAAAGGGCGGCGGACCGGCACTGGGCGGCCACACACATTGA
- a CDS encoding adenylyltransferase/cytidyltransferase family protein gives MMIGAGKIKTLCELGVIVRQRRALGERAVFTNGCFDLLHRGHTRLLQQARTLGDLLIVGLNSDASVRLLKGPFRPVLSQDERAELLSALASVDYVVIFEEPDPSRIIEALEPDVLVKGADWAKEEVIGRETVERHG, from the coding sequence ATGATGATTGGCGCCGGCAAGATCAAGACGCTCTGCGAACTGGGCGTCATCGTTCGGCAGCGCCGGGCGCTGGGAGAGCGGGCGGTCTTTACCAATGGCTGTTTTGATCTACTGCACCGGGGACATACCCGCTTGTTGCAGCAAGCGAGGACACTGGGCGACCTGCTGATCGTCGGTCTGAACAGTGACGCATCGGTCCGATTACTGAAGGGCCCATTCCGGCCTGTACTCTCGCAGGATGAGCGGGCAGAGCTGCTCTCGGCCCTGGCCTCGGTCGACTACGTGGTGATCTTCGAGGAACCGGACCCGAGCCGTATCATCGAAGCGCTTGAGCCTGATGTATTAGTCAAGGGCGCCGACTGGGCGAAGGAAGAGGTCATCGGTCGGGAGACGGTAGAGAGGCATGG
- a CDS encoding type II toxin-antitoxin system HicB family antitoxin encodes MRYFKVIVEKHPEGYVAYPMGLKGVVIGEGETYEDALEDVRSAIRFHIQTFGSEALEAESPVLDAFIAEATVTV; translated from the coding sequence ATGCGTTACTTCAAAGTGATCGTGGAGAAACATCCGGAGGGCTACGTGGCGTATCCCATGGGGCTCAAAGGGGTAGTGATCGGCGAAGGCGAGACCTATGAGGATGCCTTGGAGGATGTACGATCGGCCATCCGCTTCCACATCCAGACCTTTGGATCGGAGGCGCTGGAAGCTGAATCCCCCGTCCTGGACGCCTTCATTGCGGAGGCCACAGTCACGGTCTGA